From Mycobacterium lacus, one genomic window encodes:
- a CDS encoding SHOCT domain-containing protein → MSSARLAKLSLAAAIAIVVVSVVGFITTVVLNAFFLDKYNAYGEVPIPGSASLQLPAGEVRASLHTVIIGGPNGGGLPVPPLGVTITPPDGVPQPVVTQSIGSTTTVNNDAHVQVWVVRIPAEGTYHITTDGQVSGYINPRLAFGHGSSYGYLVWVFVALFVVGLIDLALSIWWMARPRRKAASAIVTEPYLPVTPGAAREPTDEGVRLERIKTLAALRDSGALTEAEFQAEKRQILDGR, encoded by the coding sequence ATGAGTAGCGCACGGCTCGCCAAGCTTTCGCTGGCCGCCGCCATCGCGATAGTGGTGGTCTCGGTGGTCGGCTTCATCACCACAGTGGTGCTCAATGCATTTTTCCTGGACAAGTACAACGCCTACGGCGAAGTACCCATCCCGGGATCGGCCAGCCTGCAGTTACCGGCCGGCGAAGTCAGGGCCAGCCTGCACACCGTGATCATCGGTGGTCCCAACGGCGGCGGCCTGCCGGTACCGCCGCTCGGGGTTACGATCACCCCGCCTGACGGCGTGCCGCAACCGGTCGTGACGCAAAGCATCGGTAGCACAACGACGGTCAACAATGACGCGCATGTGCAGGTGTGGGTGGTTCGGATTCCCGCCGAGGGTACCTACCACATCACGACGGACGGCCAGGTCAGCGGATACATCAACCCGCGACTGGCGTTCGGCCACGGGAGTTCCTACGGCTACCTGGTGTGGGTGTTCGTTGCCTTGTTCGTTGTCGGCCTGATCGATTTGGCGTTGTCGATCTGGTGGATGGCTCGCCCGAGGCGGAAGGCGGCGTCGGCAATAGTGACCGAGCCGTACTTACCGGTGACACCGGGAGCGGCCCGTGAACCCACAGACGAAGGTGTTCGGCTGGAGCGGATCAAAACGCTTGCGGCGCTGCGGGATTCGGGGGCATTGACCGAAGCGGAGTTTCAGGCGGAGAAACGGCAGATCCTGGACGGGCGGTGA
- the lnt gene encoding apolipoprotein N-acyltransferase → MARIRGWVVALAAGALPALAFPAPSWWWLAWFGLVPLLLVVRAAPTPWQGAIRGWWGLSAFVLTTQYWLVTSIGPTLAALAMGLGALWLPWGWLAHRLLSAPVSVGRTAAAVVVLPGAWVAAEGVRSLPSLGGPWASLGASQWNQPVTLASAALGGVWLTSFVLAGANTAIAGMILHRDAAGRLVALGCVLACAGLGPAWYLLGPTPAGDTAVRVALVQTGDIADSGAREAAGEALTATLAGQRPDLVVWGESSVGQDVASHPEVLARLAELSRRVGADLLVNVDALAPDGGIYKSAALVGEHGILGSYHKTRLVPFGEYVPLRPLLGWITRHSKAAATDRQRGTGPVVLHAGSLDIGPLVSYEATFSDLARREVELGAELLVYQSSTSTFQGSWAQPQLASQPAVHAVEVGRPAVHAGLSGDSSAYDARGRRLAWCPSKFRGVVVVNVPLGSTSTPYQRLGDWVLVTAFVVLGGAGAVAVFRRRRFARVTDCVDE, encoded by the coding sequence ATGGCTCGCATCCGCGGTTGGGTTGTGGCGTTGGCCGCGGGCGCGCTCCCCGCGCTGGCATTCCCCGCGCCTTCGTGGTGGTGGCTGGCGTGGTTCGGATTGGTTCCCTTGCTTTTGGTGGTGCGGGCCGCGCCGACCCCTTGGCAGGGCGCCATCCGGGGTTGGTGGGGCTTGAGCGCGTTCGTACTGACCACGCAGTACTGGCTGGTGACCAGCATCGGCCCGACGCTAGCGGCGCTGGCCATGGGACTGGGCGCGCTGTGGCTGCCGTGGGGGTGGCTCGCGCACCGGCTGCTGTCGGCGCCGGTCAGCGTCGGCCGCACGGCTGCCGCGGTGGTGGTTTTGCCCGGCGCGTGGGTGGCCGCCGAAGGCGTGCGGTCCCTGCCCTCGCTGGGCGGTCCATGGGCCTCGCTGGGCGCGTCGCAATGGAACCAGCCCGTCACGCTGGCCTCGGCCGCACTGGGCGGGGTGTGGTTGACGAGTTTTGTTCTGGCCGGGGCAAATACGGCGATCGCCGGCATGATCCTGCATCGCGACGCCGCCGGTCGACTCGTCGCGCTCGGCTGCGTGCTGGCCTGCGCGGGACTTGGCCCGGCCTGGTATCTGCTGGGTCCCACCCCTGCCGGCGATACGGCCGTGCGGGTGGCGCTGGTGCAGACCGGCGACATCGCCGACTCGGGGGCGCGCGAGGCGGCCGGCGAAGCACTCACCGCAACGCTCGCGGGCCAGCGGCCGGACTTGGTGGTGTGGGGCGAAAGCAGCGTGGGTCAAGACGTCGCCAGCCACCCGGAGGTGTTGGCCCGCCTTGCGGAGTTGTCCCGGCGGGTCGGTGCCGACCTGCTGGTAAACGTCGACGCGCTTGCGCCCGACGGGGGAATCTACAAGTCGGCGGCGCTCGTCGGCGAGCACGGAATCTTGGGCAGCTACCACAAGACACGGCTGGTGCCGTTCGGCGAATACGTGCCCCTGCGGCCGCTTTTGGGTTGGATTACCCGCCACAGCAAGGCCGCCGCCACCGACCGGCAGCGGGGTACCGGGCCGGTGGTGCTGCACGCGGGCTCGCTGGATATCGGACCGTTGGTCAGCTACGAGGCGACCTTCTCCGACCTGGCCCGCCGTGAGGTCGAGCTCGGCGCCGAGTTATTGGTGTATCAAAGTTCCACGTCGACGTTTCAAGGAAGTTGGGCGCAGCCGCAGTTGGCCAGCCAGCCCGCGGTGCATGCCGTCGAGGTGGGCCGCCCGGCGGTGCACGCCGGTTTATCCGGCGACAGCTCGGCGTACGACGCCCGGGGCCGCCGGTTGGCGTGGTGCCCATCGAAATTCCGGGGGGTGGTCGTGGTCAACGTGCCCTTGGGGTCGACCAGCACCCCGTACCAACGGCTTGGGGACTGGGTGCTGGTGACGGCGTTTGTGGTGCTGGGCGGCGCCGGCGCGGTTGCGGTGTTCCGTCGTCGTCGATTCGCCCGCGTGACAGACTGCGTGGATGAGTAG
- a CDS encoding SDR family oxidoreductase — MANDLVATVPDLSGKLVIITGANSGLGFGLARRLSAAGADVVMAIRNRAKGEAAINEIRATVPDAKLTIKALDLSSLASVAALGEQLSAEGRPIDILINNAGVMTPPERDTTADGFELQFGSNHLGHFALTGHVLPLLRAANGARVVSLSSLAARQSGKIHFDDLQFEKSYAPMAAYGQSKLAVLMFARELDRRSRAAGWGIVSNAAHPGLTKTNLQITGPSHGRAKPALMERLYKASWRFTPFLWQEIDEGILPALYAAATPHAEGGAFYGPRGFFEAAGGGVAMAKVPKNARNEADSQRLWEVSERLTGVSYPSAT; from the coding sequence ATGGCCAACGATCTCGTCGCCACTGTGCCTGATCTGTCCGGGAAGCTGGTGATCATCACTGGAGCCAACAGCGGTCTGGGGTTCGGGCTGGCCCGGCGGCTGTCCGCGGCCGGCGCCGACGTCGTCATGGCGATCCGCAATCGCGCCAAGGGTGAGGCGGCGATCAACGAAATCCGCGCCACGGTTCCCGACGCCAAGCTGACCATCAAGGCCCTCGACTTGTCGTCACTGGCCTCCGTCGCCGCGTTGGGCGAGCAGCTCAGCGCCGAGGGCCGGCCGATCGACATCCTGATCAACAACGCCGGCGTCATGACGCCGCCGGAGCGCGACACCACCGCTGACGGCTTCGAATTGCAATTCGGCAGCAACCATCTCGGGCACTTCGCGCTGACCGGGCACGTATTGCCGCTGTTGCGCGCGGCCAACGGCGCGCGGGTGGTCTCGCTGAGCAGCCTCGCGGCTCGCCAAAGCGGCAAAATCCACTTCGACGACCTGCAGTTCGAGAAGTCGTATGCCCCGATGGCGGCCTACGGCCAGTCGAAGCTGGCGGTGTTGATGTTCGCCCGCGAGTTGGACCGCCGCAGCCGCGCGGCGGGCTGGGGAATCGTGTCCAATGCCGCGCACCCCGGCTTGACCAAGACCAACCTGCAGATCACCGGACCATCGCATGGCCGGGCAAAGCCCGCGCTGATGGAGCGGTTGTACAAGGCGTCCTGGCGTTTCACGCCGTTCCTGTGGCAGGAGATCGACGAGGGAATTCTGCCCGCGCTGTACGCGGCCGCCACACCGCACGCCGAGGGCGGCGCCTTCTACGGGCCCCGCGGCTTCTTCGAGGCCGCCGGCGGCGGGGTAGCGATGGCCAAGGTGCCCAAAAACGCCCGTAACGAGGCTGACAGCCAACGACTTTGGGAGGTTTCTGAGCGCCTCACCGGTGTCAGCTATCCCAGCGCGACCTGA
- a CDS encoding Hsp70 family protein, protein MAEGARPALGLSIGATNLAAVTADHAITRKPVLTLYGRRPPEVGVPSENPRLDEPGLVVGDFVDRVGDPVGIVAADGSMHRGEALVADGLRALAYAATGGRALPEAVVVTHPAHWGPAVVDALGVALGRVPEWSTGARPLSLIPDAAATLIAVRANPGIPARGIVAVCDFGGSGTSITLVDAAAEYQPVTPTVRHHDFSGDLIDQALLTHVMSELARTGSFDPSGTSAIGSLTRLRLGCRTAKEQLSSSTVTTLIDELPGLPGIRGDIRLTRNELEDVIRDSLDGVVGLLEQTMGRNGIHGAALAAIVSVGGGASIPEVTTRLSGHFRVPVVTTPRPQLTAAIGGALRAARGPGDTSATVLTPAASATATQLAPVAAAAQGSANPDVEADAPVSALQPALAWSEAGDESGIMPIDTGEARPQLTFDRDARPAPEPTAAVLPWYRLPAVIVISTAVAVLLVGIAVAIGLDSASKPAAPSPSPSPGVSTTPAAGSPAPAPSSASPAPETQAPASAPPQQPPPPPPPATTDTAPPPAATDTTTPPVPTTAPTTTDTPPPTTTAPPATTQPPATTQPPVTQQAPTPPNPPPVPPIPAIPDIPRIPGISQPIPGIPPVPGIPAPRQVALG, encoded by the coding sequence ATGGCAGAAGGAGCTAGGCCCGCGCTGGGCCTGTCGATCGGTGCCACCAACCTGGCGGCCGTAACCGCCGACCACGCCATTACCCGCAAGCCCGTGCTGACGCTGTATGGGCGCCGTCCGCCCGAGGTCGGGGTGCCGTCGGAGAACCCGAGGCTGGACGAGCCCGGGCTGGTGGTCGGCGACTTCGTGGACCGGGTGGGGGACCCCGTCGGAATCGTGGCGGCCGACGGCTCGATGCACCGCGGCGAGGCGCTCGTGGCCGACGGGTTGCGTGCGCTCGCCTATGCCGCCACCGGCGGCCGCGCCCTGCCCGAAGCGGTCGTGGTGACCCACCCCGCCCACTGGGGACCCGCTGTGGTCGACGCGCTCGGCGTCGCGCTGGGCCGGGTGCCGGAATGGTCGACCGGGGCCCGGCCGCTGTCGCTGATCCCTGACGCTGCCGCGACGCTGATCGCGGTGCGGGCCAACCCGGGCATACCGGCGCGCGGGATCGTCGCGGTGTGCGACTTCGGTGGCAGCGGGACCAGCATCACATTGGTCGACGCCGCCGCCGAATATCAACCTGTCACCCCGACCGTGCGCCACCACGACTTCTCCGGTGACCTGATCGACCAGGCGCTGTTGACCCACGTCATGTCCGAATTGGCGCGCACGGGTTCGTTCGACCCGTCGGGCACGTCGGCGATCGGCTCGCTGACCCGGTTGCGCCTCGGCTGCCGGACGGCGAAGGAGCAGCTGTCGTCGAGCACGGTGACCACGTTGATCGACGAATTGCCGGGGTTGCCCGGAATCCGCGGGGATATCCGGCTGACCAGGAACGAACTCGAGGACGTGATCCGCGATTCGCTGGACGGCGTGGTCGGGCTTCTGGAACAAACCATGGGGCGCAACGGAATCCACGGGGCGGCGCTCGCCGCGATCGTTTCGGTGGGCGGTGGGGCCAGCATCCCGGAGGTCACCACGAGGCTGTCCGGACACTTTCGGGTACCGGTCGTCACGACGCCCCGTCCGCAACTGACGGCGGCGATCGGCGGCGCGCTGCGGGCTGCGCGCGGCCCGGGTGATACGAGTGCGACGGTGTTGACCCCGGCCGCGTCGGCCACGGCGACGCAGCTGGCGCCCGTGGCTGCGGCCGCGCAAGGATCCGCCAACCCGGACGTCGAGGCCGACGCGCCGGTGTCTGCCTTGCAACCCGCGCTGGCCTGGTCGGAGGCTGGCGACGAGTCGGGCATCATGCCGATCGACACGGGCGAAGCTCGGCCGCAGCTCACCTTCGACCGTGATGCACGCCCCGCTCCGGAGCCCACGGCGGCGGTGCTGCCCTGGTATCGCTTGCCGGCGGTGATCGTCATCTCTACGGCCGTTGCGGTGCTGCTGGTGGGTATCGCGGTGGCGATCGGATTGGACTCCGCAAGCAAGCCGGCAGCACCATCCCCGTCGCCGTCGCCGGGTGTGAGCACCACACCCGCTGCGGGTTCTCCGGCGCCGGCCCCGTCATCGGCGAGTCCGGCCCCGGAAACGCAGGCGCCGGCGAGCGCGCCGCCGCAGCAGCCGCCACCCCCGCCGCCGCCCGCGACGACGGACACGGCGCCGCCGCCCGCGGCGACGGACACGACGACCCCGCCCGTGCCGACGACTGCGCCGACGACGACGGATACCCCGCCGCCGACGACCACGGCCCCGCCGGCGACCACACAGCCGCCGGCAACGACTCAGCCACCGGTGACCCAGCAGGCACCGACACCGCCGAATCCGCCGCCGGTGCCGCCAATCCCGGCGATTCCCGACATTCCGCGCATCCCCGGGATCAGCCAACCCATCCCCGGGATACCGCCGGTCCCGGGGATCCCGGCTCCACGTCAGGTCGCGCTGGGATAG
- a CDS encoding NAD(P)H-dependent amine dehydrogenase family protein, which translates to MSERGAKRVVVWGTGFVGRMVIPEVVKHPLFELVGVGVSNPDKLGRDVGDICGLPEPVGITATDDVDALIALRPDALVHYGPTAMHATANISLITRFLRAGIDVCSTAMTPWIWPTMHLNPPQWIQPITEACELGEASCFTTGIDPGFANDLFPMTLMGLCSEVRRVRASELLDYTNYEGDYEKEMGIGREPEFSPMLENRDVLIFAWGATVPMIAHAAGIMLDQITTTWEKWVTPTERHSAKGAILPGRVAAVRFTINGIYRGETRIALEHVNRIGCDAAPDWPSGHDDDVYRVDIEGTPSIFQETAFRFTDGSGRDAATAGCLATGMRALNAVPAVNELAPGWVTALDLPLIPGAGTIR; encoded by the coding sequence ATGTCGGAGCGCGGTGCAAAGCGTGTGGTGGTCTGGGGCACCGGGTTCGTGGGCAGGATGGTGATCCCCGAGGTCGTCAAGCATCCGCTGTTCGAGTTGGTGGGTGTCGGCGTCAGCAACCCCGACAAGCTCGGCCGCGACGTCGGAGACATCTGCGGGTTGCCCGAACCGGTGGGCATCACCGCCACCGACGACGTGGACGCCCTCATCGCGCTCAGGCCCGACGCTCTGGTGCACTACGGCCCGACCGCAATGCACGCCACCGCCAACATCTCGCTGATCACGCGGTTCCTGCGGGCCGGCATCGACGTCTGTTCGACCGCCATGACGCCGTGGATCTGGCCGACGATGCACCTGAACCCGCCGCAGTGGATCCAGCCCATCACCGAGGCCTGCGAGCTGGGGGAGGCGTCCTGCTTCACCACCGGCATCGACCCGGGATTCGCCAACGACCTGTTTCCCATGACGCTGATGGGGCTGTGTTCCGAGGTTCGGCGAGTGCGCGCGTCCGAGCTGCTGGACTACACCAACTACGAGGGCGACTACGAGAAGGAAATGGGCATCGGCCGCGAGCCGGAGTTCAGCCCGATGCTGGAAAACCGCGACGTGTTGATCTTCGCGTGGGGCGCCACCGTCCCGATGATCGCCCACGCCGCCGGCATCATGCTCGACCAGATCACCACGACCTGGGAAAAATGGGTGACTCCCACCGAGCGTCACTCGGCGAAGGGCGCCATCTTGCCCGGCCGCGTGGCCGCCGTTCGGTTCACCATCAACGGGATCTACCGGGGCGAAACGCGGATAGCGCTCGAGCACGTCAACCGCATCGGGTGCGACGCCGCGCCCGACTGGCCATCTGGCCACGACGACGACGTCTACCGGGTGGACATCGAGGGGACGCCGAGCATCTTTCAGGAAACCGCGTTCCGGTTCACCGACGGCTCGGGCCGGGACGCGGCAACGGCCGGGTGCCTGGCGACCGGCATGCGGGCGCTCAACGCGGTCCCCGCGGTCAACGAGTTGGCGCCGGGCTGGGTTACCGCGCTCGACCTGCCGCTGATTCCCGGCGCGGGCACGATCCGGTGA
- a CDS encoding MmpS family transport accessory protein — MPWSTQFTGFSGQVFVLSAQGQGTMTCRILINGNVVKDATATGTPARTACSL; from the coding sequence CTGCCATGGTCGACGCAATTCACAGGTTTCAGCGGCCAAGTGTTCGTGCTCAGCGCACAGGGTCAGGGCACGATGACCTGCCGGATCCTGATCAACGGCAATGTGGTGAAGGACGCGACAGCCACGGGGACGCCCGCAAGGACCGCCTGTTCGCTCTGA
- a CDS encoding cytochrome P450: MDLKTGLRPRVNGTPPPDVPLADIHLDSLDFWDLDDDIRDGAFATLRREAPISFWPALELPGFTAGNGHWALTTHDDVFYASRHPEIFSSSPNITINDQTPELAEYFGSMIVLDDPRHQRLRSIVSRAFTPKVVARIEASVRERAHRLVASMIANHPDGQADLVSELAGPLPLQIICDMMGVPEEDHQRVFHWTNVILGFGDPDLATDFEEFIQVSTDIGAYATALADDRRANHHDDLTTSLVEADVDGERLTSSEIAMFFILLVVAGNETTRNAISHGLLALSRYPEEREKWWSDFDRVSPTAVEEIVRWASPVVYMRRTLTRDIELRGTKMAAGDKVSLWYCSANRDESKFADPWMFDVTRDPNPHVGFGGGGVHFCLGANLARREIKVAFDELRREMPDVVATEEPARLLSQFIHGIKRLPVAWT, translated from the coding sequence ATGGACCTCAAGACGGGCCTAAGGCCGCGGGTAAACGGAACGCCACCGCCGGACGTTCCGCTCGCCGATATTCATCTCGACTCGCTGGACTTCTGGGACCTCGACGACGACATCCGCGACGGCGCCTTCGCCACCCTGCGCCGCGAAGCGCCGATCTCGTTCTGGCCCGCGCTCGAATTGCCCGGGTTCACCGCCGGCAACGGGCATTGGGCGCTGACCACGCACGACGATGTCTTCTATGCCAGCCGTCATCCCGAGATTTTCAGCTCCAGCCCCAACATCACCATCAACGACCAGACCCCGGAGCTGGCCGAGTACTTCGGCTCGATGATCGTGCTCGACGATCCGCGACACCAGCGGCTGCGCTCGATTGTCAGCAGGGCGTTCACTCCGAAGGTCGTCGCCCGCATCGAGGCGTCGGTGCGCGAGCGGGCCCACCGGCTGGTGGCATCGATGATCGCCAATCATCCTGACGGGCAAGCCGACCTGGTCAGCGAACTCGCCGGGCCACTGCCGTTGCAGATCATCTGCGACATGATGGGGGTTCCCGAGGAGGACCATCAGCGCGTATTCCATTGGACCAACGTGATTCTCGGGTTCGGCGACCCCGATCTGGCGACCGACTTCGAGGAGTTCATTCAGGTTTCGACGGATATCGGTGCCTACGCCACCGCGCTGGCCGACGACCGTCGCGCCAACCATCACGACGATCTGACCACGAGCCTGGTGGAAGCCGACGTCGACGGCGAGCGGCTGACATCGTCGGAAATCGCAATGTTTTTCATCCTGCTGGTGGTGGCCGGTAACGAGACGACGCGCAATGCGATCAGCCACGGCCTGCTGGCGCTGTCGCGCTATCCCGAGGAACGCGAGAAGTGGTGGTCGGACTTCGACCGCGTGTCGCCCACCGCGGTCGAGGAGATCGTCCGGTGGGCCTCTCCTGTGGTCTATATGCGCCGCACCCTGACCCGGGATATCGAGCTGCGCGGCACCAAGATGGCAGCCGGCGACAAGGTCTCACTGTGGTATTGCTCGGCCAACCGTGATGAGTCAAAGTTTGCCGATCCGTGGATGTTTGATGTCACCCGCGATCCCAACCCGCACGTGGGCTTCGGCGGCGGAGGCGTCCATTTCTGCCTAGGTGCGAACCTGGCTCGTCGTGAGATCAAGGTCGCGTTCGACGAGTTGCGCCGCGAGATGCCCGATGTCGTCGCCACCGAGGAGCCCGCGCGGTTACTTTCCCAATTCATTCACGGCATCAAGCGACTGCCGGTCGCCTGGACTTGA
- a CDS encoding IS3 family transposase — protein MIAQLLPEVERLTSTAKACALLGKPRASLYRQRNRPAGPRRKPGPSGPPPNALDAAERTQILTVLCQPRFADKAVAQVWAELLDEGVYLCSQSTMYRILRTHNMTRERRRVATHPPRVKPELVAHQPNDVWSWDITKLAGPVRGEFYQLYVMLDIFSRYPVGWRVEYHEDADIAQDWMAELTALHGRPGAIHADRGSAMTSKNVAQLLIDLGVARSHSRPRVSNDNPFSESQFKTLKYRNDFPERFDSIEHARTWCKDFFDYLRHEHRHSALGLHTPASVYFGTAADIQAKRARVMADAYAANPNRFSSPPQPRNYRPRHGSTHRPHNRK, from the coding sequence GTGATCGCACAGTTGCTGCCCGAGGTGGAGCGGCTGACCTCGACCGCGAAGGCGTGCGCGCTGCTGGGCAAGCCGCGCGCGAGCCTGTATCGGCAGCGCAACCGCCCTGCCGGTCCACGCCGCAAACCCGGGCCGAGCGGACCGCCGCCCAATGCGCTCGACGCGGCCGAGCGCACGCAGATCCTTACGGTGTTGTGCCAGCCGCGCTTCGCCGACAAGGCGGTCGCCCAAGTGTGGGCCGAGCTGCTCGACGAGGGCGTCTACCTGTGCTCGCAGTCCACGATGTACCGGATCCTGCGCACGCACAACATGACCCGCGAACGGCGGCGGGTAGCCACACACCCGCCGCGGGTCAAACCCGAGCTGGTCGCCCACCAACCCAACGACGTGTGGTCCTGGGACATCACCAAATTGGCGGGACCGGTGCGCGGCGAGTTCTACCAGCTCTACGTGATGCTGGACATCTTCAGCCGCTACCCCGTCGGCTGGCGCGTCGAGTACCACGAGGACGCCGACATCGCCCAGGACTGGATGGCCGAGCTGACCGCGCTACACGGGCGGCCCGGCGCGATCCACGCCGACCGGGGTTCGGCGATGACGTCGAAGAACGTCGCCCAGCTGCTAATCGACCTCGGCGTGGCGCGCAGCCACTCGCGCCCACGGGTGTCAAACGACAACCCGTTCAGCGAATCCCAGTTCAAAACGCTGAAGTACCGCAACGATTTTCCCGAACGGTTCGACTCGATCGAGCACGCCCGCACCTGGTGCAAAGACTTCTTCGACTACCTGCGCCACGAGCACCGCCATTCCGCGCTCGGCCTGCACACACCGGCGTCGGTGTACTTCGGCACCGCCGCCGACATCCAGGCCAAACGAGCCCGGGTCATGGCCGATGCCTACGCCGCCAACCCCAACCGGTTTAGCAGCCCACCACAGCCCCGAAACTACCGACCGCGGCATGGATCAACCCACCGACCCCACAACCGAAAATAG
- a CDS encoding transposase: MTATLAEVRKGSADDEGVGTDSAQGPRADRPRRRNFTPEYKAAIVAEYDALTEPGARGALLRREGLYSSHIVEWRRARDAGALDGLARSGGRGKDRDQAEIERLRKRAERAEAELERTRAALDLVGKAHALLETLSESTGTRPGSKK; the protein is encoded by the coding sequence ATGACGGCGACTTTGGCTGAGGTCCGGAAGGGTAGCGCCGATGATGAAGGCGTGGGAACCGATTCGGCCCAGGGTCCGCGGGCGGATCGTCCCCGGCGGCGCAACTTCACCCCGGAGTACAAGGCGGCCATTGTGGCCGAGTACGACGCGTTGACCGAGCCGGGTGCGCGGGGTGCGCTGCTTCGGCGTGAGGGCCTGTACTCATCGCACATCGTGGAGTGGCGCCGAGCGCGCGACGCGGGCGCGTTGGACGGGCTGGCCCGGTCAGGCGGTCGTGGTAAGGACCGCGACCAGGCCGAGATCGAACGGCTACGGAAGCGGGCCGAACGGGCCGAGGCCGAGCTTGAACGCACGAGGGCCGCGTTGGATCTGGTGGGAAAAGCACACGCGCTCTTGGAGACGCTCTCCGAGAGCACGGGCACGCGGCCCGGGTCGAAGAAGTGA
- a CDS encoding class I SAM-dependent methyltransferase has translation MTAVQPFAGTIRTRIGTCLAEAQHLLRPAVRLREQAEALADCLGGGDSALDVGCGTGYLSAYLQEMYGVDPTGVDVKDSRRARIPFREFDGTSIPFPDNAFDHVVLSEVLHHSHDPMALVKECHRVALSGRVS, from the coding sequence ATGACTGCTGTACAACCGTTTGCCGGGACAATCCGGACGCGTATCGGTACCTGTCTCGCAGAAGCGCAGCACCTCCTGCGGCCCGCGGTCAGATTGCGCGAACAAGCTGAAGCGCTCGCCGACTGCCTCGGCGGCGGCGATAGCGCGCTCGACGTCGGCTGCGGGACCGGATATCTTTCGGCTTACCTGCAGGAGATGTACGGCGTTGACCCGACCGGCGTAGACGTCAAGGACTCCCGCCGGGCCCGAATCCCGTTTCGGGAATTTGACGGAACGTCAATCCCGTTTCCGGACAATGCTTTCGATCATGTTGTGCTCAGTGAGGTGCTCCACCACAGCCACGACCCCATGGCGCTGGTCAAGGAGTGCCACCGGGTAGCCCTCTCTGGCAGGGTTAGTTGA
- a CDS encoding ester cyclase — MPIPAFPAPDVLAARQKLVLDHFHDEVRQDWDDVLSTFPHPRYELIPQMTVHDGNEAVRGYYTYTRTAFPDQDHELVALRHSADAVIVEFWLTGTHRGYLGKVPPTGSRFRVRVTAYFIFDDAGTLVCERIYFDTLTMIKQLIGGLDMKKPTNWLLAARCVRGLLSMSSGKPDPELTNTVAPEFA; from the coding sequence ATGCCCATTCCCGCGTTTCCCGCTCCCGACGTGCTGGCCGCCCGGCAGAAGCTCGTGCTCGACCATTTCCACGACGAGGTCCGCCAGGACTGGGACGACGTGTTGTCGACCTTCCCGCACCCCCGCTACGAGCTGATCCCGCAAATGACCGTTCACGACGGAAACGAAGCGGTGCGCGGCTACTACACCTACACCCGAACCGCATTCCCCGACCAGGACCACGAGTTGGTCGCGTTGCGGCACAGCGCCGACGCGGTGATCGTCGAGTTTTGGCTGACGGGGACCCACCGCGGCTACCTGGGTAAGGTGCCGCCCACCGGCAGCCGGTTCCGGGTCAGGGTGACCGCCTACTTCATCTTTGACGACGCCGGAACGCTGGTCTGCGAACGTATTTACTTCGATACCCTGACAATGATCAAGCAGCTGATCGGTGGCCTCGATATGAAAAAGCCAACGAACTGGCTGCTGGCCGCGCGCTGCGTGCGTGGCTTGCTGTCGATGTCATCGGGAAAGCCGGACCCGGAGCTGACCAACACCGTGGCGCCCGAGTTCGCCTAA
- a CDS encoding AarF/UbiB family protein yields the protein MPGVDDHVSRLNGLDRGTRRGSATQERLGRSRPAVATGSARHANPFHADPHPGNYRFRPDDKVGFLDFGCVKIVPEHFRRTHMRTVRAALDGRADDLRELVVQAGFPSADTTLTADQVNRWWAEILHELLRPRPVTFTRDNSRRAVRALIPFSPGHPVRQMALADDVVFMSRISLNVNAICGILGSPCTPGQSRTT from the coding sequence GTGCCGGGTGTTGACGATCACGTATCTCGATTGAATGGATTGGACCGCGGCACAAGACGCGGATCAGCAACTCAAGAACGTCTGGGCCGAAGTCGTCCTGCGGTTGCGACAGGTTCCGCCCGCCACGCGAATCCGTTCCACGCCGATCCCCATCCGGGCAACTATCGCTTTCGCCCCGACGACAAGGTCGGCTTCCTCGACTTCGGGTGCGTGAAAATCGTGCCCGAGCACTTCCGTCGCACGCACATGCGCACCGTTCGCGCCGCACTGGACGGACGCGCCGACGACCTGCGCGAGCTCGTGGTGCAAGCCGGCTTCCCGTCCGCCGATACCACTCTGACCGCCGACCAGGTGAATCGGTGGTGGGCCGAGATCCTCCATGAGTTGCTGCGGCCCCGGCCGGTCACCTTCACCAGGGACAACTCACGGCGGGCGGTCCGCGCACTGATTCCTTTCTCGCCCGGCCACCCCGTCCGCCAGATGGCGCTGGCCGACGACGTCGTGTTCATGTCCCGGATCAGCCTCAACGTCAACGCGATATGCGGCATCCTCGGGTCACCCTGCACGCCCGGTCAATCGCGGACGACCTGA